One Ethanoligenens harbinense YUAN-3 genomic window carries:
- a CDS encoding AbrB/MazE/SpoVT family DNA-binding domain-containing protein: MKSTGIVRRVDELGRIVLPIELRRTLEISEKDALEIYVDGDAVVLKKYEPSCIFCGNAKDVVNFKGRNICPACIKELAGK, translated from the coding sequence ATGAAATCAACAGGCATTGTTCGGAGAGTGGACGAGCTTGGCAGAATTGTTCTGCCGATCGAGCTTCGCCGCACACTTGAGATCTCCGAAAAAGATGCGCTTGAGATTTACGTGGACGGAGATGCAGTGGTTCTGAAAAAATACGAACCGTCTTGCATTTTTTGTGGAAACGCAAAGGACGTCGTAAATTTCAAAGGCAGAAACATTTGTCCCGCTTGTATCAAAGAATTGGCCGGGAAATAA
- the tadA gene encoding tRNA adenosine(34) deaminase TadA, whose amino-acid sequence MTVNTGSMHETWMRLALEQAERAGREGEVPIGAVIVKDGAALAVGRNRRETDHNALAHAEAEAIRAACAALGSWRLSGCTLYVTLEPCPMCAGAIINARVDTVVFGAYDPKAGASGSVIDLFSCPFNHHPAVMGGVLEEDCRRLLQDFFAGLRRPKNDGC is encoded by the coding sequence ATGACGGTGAACACGGGCAGCATGCACGAAACATGGATGCGCCTTGCGCTGGAGCAGGCGGAGCGTGCCGGGCGTGAAGGGGAAGTGCCCATCGGCGCGGTCATTGTGAAAGACGGTGCGGCCCTGGCCGTGGGCCGAAACCGCCGGGAAACCGACCATAACGCGCTTGCGCATGCAGAAGCCGAGGCGATCCGTGCGGCCTGCGCGGCGCTGGGCAGCTGGCGCTTATCCGGATGCACCCTGTATGTCACGCTGGAACCTTGCCCCATGTGCGCAGGGGCCATCATCAATGCGCGTGTGGATACGGTCGTGTTCGGGGCGTATGATCCCAAGGCAGGGGCGTCCGGGTCGGTGATCGATCTGTTTTCCTGCCCGTTCAACCATCACCCGGCGGTGATGGGCGGTGTGCTGGAAGAAGACTGCCGCAGGCTGCTGCAAGACTTTTTTGCGGGCCTGCGCCGCCCCAAAAATGACGGCTGCTGA
- a CDS encoding CPBP family intramembrane glutamic endopeptidase, giving the protein MRKSSRWSLIEELDLPSPQAEHALQDTRRLRGMSSIIGFSLATQQLVAAAVVFILVAIGGVIQTLWQGGFTLADLQNHFRAFQQYDTAPSLLQNMVCYFAYMFVPFILLTFCLKKNPFAIVPVGPIHEKRRLPVALVISLALAFVSALVSIYIDLFLGFLHLRISAPDMTPPTQPGLIVLYILFFCALAPVCEEFIFRGVILQSLRPYGNGFAILLSSLLFAMMHGNLAQFPLAFLVGLAFGYFVVRFESIWATVLMHACVNLVSTLVNYVEIQAGTAVANLLYLGLGVTLLAIAVSTVLVLRSRQSVRERFARAMHTRLPLSFLFKKVFLTPGMLVFTVLFILLCIAGLRLT; this is encoded by the coding sequence GTGCGGAAATCATCCCGCTGGTCGTTGATAGAAGAACTGGACCTGCCGTCGCCGCAGGCAGAGCATGCGTTGCAGGATACGCGCAGGCTGCGCGGCATGTCCAGCATCATCGGGTTTTCCCTGGCGACCCAGCAGTTGGTTGCGGCGGCGGTGGTGTTCATCCTGGTGGCCATCGGCGGCGTCATCCAGACCCTCTGGCAGGGAGGTTTCACGCTGGCCGATCTTCAGAACCATTTCCGGGCATTTCAGCAATACGATACGGCTCCCTCGCTGTTGCAGAACATGGTCTGCTATTTCGCCTATATGTTCGTGCCGTTCATCCTGCTCACGTTTTGCCTGAAAAAAAATCCGTTTGCGATCGTGCCGGTCGGCCCGATACACGAAAAACGGCGGCTGCCTGTGGCGCTGGTCATTTCACTGGCCCTTGCCTTTGTTTCGGCTCTGGTCTCGATCTATATCGACCTGTTTCTGGGGTTTTTGCATCTGCGCATCTCCGCGCCGGACATGACGCCGCCCACACAGCCCGGTCTGATCGTTCTGTATATCCTGTTTTTCTGCGCACTGGCGCCGGTTTGCGAGGAATTTATTTTCCGCGGCGTGATTCTGCAATCCCTTCGCCCTTACGGAAACGGATTTGCCATCCTGCTTTCTTCCCTCCTGTTTGCCATGATGCACGGCAATCTGGCGCAATTTCCGCTGGCATTCCTGGTTGGGCTGGCGTTCGGGTATTTTGTCGTCCGGTTTGAATCGATCTGGGCGACCGTCCTGATGCACGCATGCGTCAATCTGGTCTCCACACTGGTGAATTATGTGGAAATTCAGGCGGGCACAGCCGTTGCCAACCTGCTTTATTTGGGGCTGGGCGTCACACTGTTGGCCATTGCGGTTTCCACGGTGCTGGTCTTGCGCAGTCGGCAGTCTGTTCGCGAGCGGTTTGCACGCGCCATGCACACGCGTCTTCCCCTGTCGTTTTTGTTTAAAAAGGTGTTCCTAACCCCGGGTATGCTCGTCTTTACGGTTTTGTTCATTCTTCTGTGCATTGCAGGGCTGCGGCTGACATGA
- the rpmB gene encoding 50S ribosomal protein L28 — translation MAKCDVCGKGLTFGIKVSHSHRRSNRTFRPNVKRVKAIVNGTPRHIYVCTRCLRSNKVVRAV, via the coding sequence ATGGCAAAATGCGATGTTTGCGGGAAAGGCCTGACCTTTGGCATTAAAGTTTCCCACTCTCACCGTCGTTCCAACCGGACGTTCCGTCCCAATGTCAAACGGGTGAAAGCGATCGTGAATGGTACGCCCCGTCATATTTATGTATGCACGAGGTGCCTGCGTTCCAACAAGGTTGTGCGCGCGGTATAA
- a CDS encoding Fe-only nitrogenase accessory AnfO family protein, protein MANTVAVVVGPDGNTSSLLEQSVHLQVFQKKLADWNLERELPVELHPEQGLANVRHEISELIGELGDTRILVAGEISGVAYNAFDTAGYYVFQIPEKRPQKFLEFVLASVEKQQEDLRVLQRGTGDVPQPQRAGEDGIYYLDITQAQANNPNATTKQMLLPFLKGTTFYELTLMCSHIPPWFDREFGVLKLAYDKEVVGPEKYKVIVHPTTCE, encoded by the coding sequence ATGGCAAATACGGTCGCAGTGGTCGTCGGGCCGGATGGTAATACGTCGTCCCTTCTGGAGCAGTCCGTGCATCTCCAGGTGTTTCAGAAAAAACTGGCCGACTGGAACCTGGAACGGGAGCTCCCGGTGGAACTCCACCCCGAACAGGGGCTGGCCAATGTGCGCCATGAGATTTCCGAACTCATCGGGGAACTGGGGGACACACGCATCCTGGTGGCGGGAGAGATCAGCGGTGTGGCGTACAACGCGTTTGACACGGCGGGCTATTATGTGTTCCAGATCCCGGAAAAACGGCCGCAGAAATTCCTGGAATTTGTTTTGGCCAGTGTGGAAAAACAGCAGGAAGACCTGCGTGTTCTGCAAAGAGGCACGGGGGATGTGCCGCAGCCGCAGCGCGCGGGGGAAGACGGCATCTATTATCTGGATATCACCCAGGCCCAGGCGAACAACCCCAACGCGACCACCAAGCAGATGCTGCTGCCCTTTTTGAAAGGCACCACGTTTTATGAACTGACCCTCATGTGCTCGCATATCCCGCCGTGGTTTGACCGCGAATTCGGCGTGCTGAAGCTGGCATATGATAAGGAAGTCGTCGGCCCGGAGAAGTACAAAGTCATCGTCCATCCCACCACTTGTGAATGA
- a CDS encoding homocitrate synthase, producing the protein MRPAEERRYIVDTTMRDGEQRAGLAFSVEDKIACARLMDEAGIDQIEAGTPSMGIEEQAAVYGMMQVRRRARISTWNRMSESDLRASFACRPDIIHIGVPVSDIQIVEKLRTTRADVESRMKRCVTLAREAGYTVTLGFEDASRADGAFLLHLTRQAAALGVRNVRYADTVGIAHPSRIGVDIAALAAVSPVECHVHNDLGMAVANSLESAKAGALYVDTTFLGIGERAGNCDFVQFVRAARTRFSLSVDAGEDALHRLEEAVARCLRLPGYPFSAASI; encoded by the coding sequence GTGCGGCCTGCGGAAGAACGGCGCTATATCGTGGACACCACCATGCGGGACGGCGAGCAGCGGGCGGGACTGGCGTTTTCGGTGGAAGATAAGATCGCCTGTGCCAGACTCATGGATGAGGCCGGTATCGACCAGATCGAGGCGGGCACGCCGTCGATGGGCATTGAGGAGCAGGCAGCCGTCTACGGCATGATGCAGGTCCGCAGGCGTGCGCGCATTTCCACATGGAACCGGATGTCGGAGAGCGACCTGCGGGCGTCTTTTGCCTGTCGGCCGGACATCATCCACATTGGCGTGCCGGTGTCGGATATCCAGATCGTGGAGAAGCTGCGCACCACGCGCGCGGATGTGGAAAGCCGGATGAAGCGGTGTGTCACACTGGCGCGGGAGGCCGGGTATACGGTCACGCTGGGGTTTGAGGACGCCTCCCGCGCGGACGGCGCGTTTCTGCTGCACCTGACACGGCAGGCCGCCGCGCTGGGCGTGCGCAACGTCCGCTATGCGGATACGGTGGGCATCGCGCATCCCTCGCGGATAGGCGTGGACATTGCGGCGCTTGCGGCCGTTTCGCCGGTGGAGTGTCATGTGCACAACGACCTGGGCATGGCGGTGGCCAATTCGCTGGAGTCGGCCAAAGCGGGTGCGCTGTATGTGGATACGACGTTTCTTGGCATCGGGGAGCGTGCGGGCAACTGCGATTTTGTGCAGTTTGTGCGCGCGGCCCGCACACGCTTTTCCCTCTCGGTGGATGCCGGGGAGGACGCGCTGCATCGTCTGGAAGAAGCGGTGGCGCGCTGTCTGCGTTTGCCGGGCTACCCATTCTCCGCTGCCTCCATATAA
- a CDS encoding homocitrate synthase/isopropylmalate synthase family protein: MALLYHISDASLCSVPQDAPVPLLSAYAQLLLETGIDRLEMPFPVWERLKLAVPAPKAALVLRSPQEREQALREGVPAFFAEGSVFAASFPGAYPDVTVVLSADGRGCLSGVLPDAGRCAGIRAAGFADGMAGDYAAAFAKLRVAVGSLDAEDSRHLATAASLEWLLAGGGAVSASFGGAGGRAALEQLLAALRIICQQPYRLERMPRLRMLFGELFGKPVSAHAPVTGPEIFTYESGIHADGIEKNPKTYEPFPPEDVGRARRLSIGKHSGKAALRVKLQELGVRLDDAELERMNTRVRAESTRLRRGFTDAELLELEKSVHGRR, from the coding sequence TTGGCATTGCTGTATCATATTTCAGACGCATCATTGTGTTCTGTCCCGCAGGATGCGCCCGTCCCGCTTCTTTCCGCCTATGCGCAGCTTTTATTGGAAACCGGAATTGACCGGCTGGAAATGCCTTTCCCCGTTTGGGAACGGCTGAAATTGGCCGTTCCGGCGCCAAAAGCGGCGCTGGTGCTCCGGTCACCCCAAGAGCGCGAACAGGCGCTGCGGGAGGGCGTGCCCGCCTTCTTTGCGGAAGGCTCCGTGTTTGCCGCGTCGTTCCCCGGCGCGTATCCGGATGTCACGGTGGTGCTGTCGGCCGACGGGCGGGGATGTTTGTCCGGCGTGCTGCCGGATGCCGGGCGTTGCGCGGGCATCCGGGCCGCCGGGTTTGCCGATGGAATGGCCGGCGACTATGCCGCCGCGTTTGCGAAGCTGCGCGTGGCGGTCGGCTCGCTGGATGCGGAAGACAGCCGGCATCTCGCCACGGCGGCGTCGCTGGAATGGCTGCTGGCGGGCGGCGGGGCGGTTTCGGCCTCTTTCGGCGGGGCCGGGGGGCGCGCGGCGCTGGAGCAACTGCTCGCCGCGCTCCGCATCATCTGCCAACAACCCTACCGTCTGGAGCGGATGCCCCGTCTGCGTATGCTGTTTGGGGAATTGTTCGGGAAGCCGGTTTCCGCGCACGCACCCGTGACGGGGCCGGAGATTTTCACCTATGAGTCCGGCATCCATGCGGACGGCATTGAGAAAAATCCGAAGACCTATGAGCCGTTTCCTCCGGAGGACGTGGGCAGGGCGCGCAGACTTTCCATCGGTAAACATTCCGGCAAGGCGGCGCTGCGTGTCAAATTGCAGGAACTCGGCGTGCGGTTGGACGATGCGGAATTGGAACGGATGAACACGCGCGTGCGCGCGGAAAGCACGCGGCTGCGGCGGGGCTTCACGGATGCGGAGTTGCTGGAGCTGGAAAAATCGGTGCATGGAAGGCGGTGA
- a CDS encoding (2Fe-2S) ferredoxin domain-containing protein codes for MGMDLKHHVFVCTSCRQNGTQKGKCFANGANDVVMKFQEVIDDEDIRDDVMVTNCGCFGLCDNGVVVAVYPDGVFYKHVTVDDVEEIVTSHFEEGNVVERLVL; via the coding sequence ATGGGAATGGATCTGAAACACCATGTTTTTGTTTGCACCAGCTGCCGGCAGAACGGTACGCAGAAAGGCAAATGCTTCGCAAACGGCGCCAATGACGTGGTCATGAAATTCCAGGAAGTCATCGATGACGAGGATATCCGCGATGACGTGATGGTGACCAACTGCGGGTGCTTTGGCTTGTGCGACAACGGCGTGGTCGTTGCGGTTTATCCGGACGGTGTGTTTTACAAACACGTGACGGTTGACGATGTGGAAGAGATCGTGACCTCGCACTTTGAAGAAGGCAACGTTGTGGAACGTCTTGTGCTGTAA
- a CDS encoding nitrogenase component 1 — protein MKTTNRNYTNLTVNPCKMCMPLGAVTAFYGVKGCMSIIHGSQGCSTYIRRHMATHYNEPIDIASSALTEQGTVYGGEANLLKGIGNLTKLYQPQVIGICTTCLAETIGEDVPRIIEKAKQEGIAPGITFVNVPSPGYGGSQFEGFLAATRAIVATLATDSTPNRSVNVIASYMTPAEMRTIKDILDAFELDYTLLPDISENLDRVYDPVYNRLPQDGTDLADIRRMAGARFTLEIGVFSNERNSAAEYLHETFGIPYKKVPLPIGLRGTDALLEALSEISGKPIPEKYRRARGRYLDAMVDAHKYTGEARVVVFGEPDQVFGLTRLCLEVGALPLLVATGSRNTKLKEGLEDEIERLAKVKMAAFHEILDDTDFDKIADLAVKHHVNLMIGNSDGRRVQEKTGIELLRIGFPMHDRVGGQRQVSIGYEGSLQVMDGIANAMLNATATTFRKAMYDMYYNGPDKKQPTTPTAAPAAAATEPQATLSLSKEDVAAKTKKHPCYDCSACSSGSARMHLPVAPACNIQCNYCTRDFDCPNESRPGVTSGVLSPEEAVAKYLKVKEKVPNLSVVGIAGPGDVLANFEQVKATLEGIRKVDPDVTFCVSTNGLMLPFYANDLLKLGVSHLTVTLNAVDENIGAKIYKHVNYLGKRYTGVEGARILRDNQLTGIRYLVGKGMVIKINIVMLKGINDAHIETVVQTVRDLGCEITNIMQLIPVKGSAFEDMELVSNKELMEKRKACSVIMKQMYHCKQCRADAIGTLDNDVSIQFREEEEKKEEPKRLRFAVASKSGMIVDTHFGHANEFHIYDYQNGDVIYVERRAVGENYCKGGSDCGEQQGPGIDAIIEAVGDCQGVISMRIGAEPSNKLRERGIEPFMMYDRVESGVREAARKILSGEVACNAAEKVEVSK, from the coding sequence TTGAAAACGACCAATCGGAACTATACCAATCTAACCGTGAATCCCTGTAAAATGTGCATGCCGCTTGGCGCAGTGACGGCGTTTTACGGCGTGAAGGGCTGCATGTCGATCATCCACGGTTCACAGGGGTGCAGCACCTATATCCGCCGCCATATGGCCACGCACTACAACGAACCGATCGACATCGCGTCCTCGGCGCTGACGGAGCAGGGCACGGTCTACGGCGGAGAGGCAAACCTGCTCAAGGGAATCGGGAACCTCACCAAGCTGTACCAGCCGCAGGTGATCGGCATTTGCACCACCTGCCTGGCGGAAACCATCGGCGAGGATGTGCCCCGCATCATCGAGAAGGCAAAGCAGGAAGGCATCGCGCCGGGCATCACCTTTGTGAATGTGCCCAGCCCGGGCTATGGCGGCAGCCAGTTTGAAGGATTTTTGGCCGCCACGCGTGCCATTGTGGCCACGCTGGCGACGGACTCCACGCCCAACCGGTCGGTGAACGTCATCGCTTCTTATATGACGCCGGCTGAAATGCGCACGATCAAGGATATCCTGGATGCGTTTGAACTCGACTACACGCTCCTGCCCGATATTTCCGAAAACCTCGACCGCGTGTACGATCCGGTTTACAACCGTCTGCCGCAGGACGGCACCGATCTCGCGGACATTCGCCGGATGGCCGGCGCACGCTTCACGTTGGAGATCGGCGTGTTTTCCAACGAGCGCAATTCCGCGGCGGAGTATCTGCACGAGACGTTTGGCATTCCATATAAAAAAGTGCCGCTGCCCATCGGCCTGCGCGGCACCGACGCGTTGCTCGAAGCCCTTTCCGAGATCAGCGGCAAACCCATTCCCGAAAAATACCGGCGCGCGCGCGGCCGGTATCTCGATGCCATGGTGGATGCGCACAAATACACCGGGGAAGCCAGAGTGGTCGTGTTTGGCGAACCCGATCAGGTGTTCGGGCTCACCCGTCTTTGCCTGGAAGTGGGCGCGCTGCCGTTGCTGGTGGCCACCGGTTCCAGGAACACAAAGCTGAAAGAGGGACTGGAAGACGAGATCGAGCGCCTTGCTAAAGTAAAAATGGCGGCGTTTCACGAAATACTGGACGATACCGATTTTGACAAGATCGCCGACCTCGCAGTCAAGCATCATGTCAACCTAATGATCGGCAACTCGGACGGCAGGCGCGTGCAGGAGAAGACCGGCATCGAGCTCTTGCGCATCGGGTTCCCCATGCACGACCGCGTGGGCGGGCAGCGCCAGGTCTCCATCGGATACGAAGGTTCCCTGCAGGTGATGGACGGCATCGCCAATGCCATGCTCAACGCGACCGCGACGACATTCAGAAAGGCGATGTACGATATGTATTATAACGGCCCGGATAAGAAACAACCCACGACGCCGACAGCCGCTCCGGCAGCGGCTGCAACCGAGCCGCAGGCCACTCTTTCCCTTTCTAAAGAGGACGTGGCGGCGAAAACCAAGAAGCACCCCTGCTATGACTGCTCCGCCTGCTCCTCCGGCAGCGCGCGCATGCACCTGCCCGTGGCGCCGGCCTGCAATATCCAGTGCAACTACTGCACCCGCGATTTCGACTGCCCCAACGAATCGCGCCCCGGTGTGACCAGCGGCGTGCTTTCTCCGGAAGAAGCGGTCGCCAAATATCTGAAAGTCAAGGAAAAAGTGCCTAACCTCTCGGTGGTGGGCATCGCCGGCCCCGGCGATGTGCTGGCCAACTTCGAGCAGGTGAAAGCCACGCTGGAAGGCATTCGCAAGGTGGACCCGGACGTGACGTTCTGTGTTTCCACCAACGGCCTGATGCTTCCGTTCTATGCAAACGACCTGCTCAAGCTGGGCGTCAGCCATCTGACGGTCACGCTCAACGCGGTGGATGAAAACATCGGCGCCAAGATCTACAAGCACGTCAATTATCTTGGCAAACGCTACACGGGCGTGGAAGGTGCGCGCATCCTGCGCGACAACCAGCTTACCGGCATTCGTTATCTGGTGGGCAAAGGCATGGTCATCAAGATCAACATCGTTATGCTCAAGGGCATCAACGACGCGCACATCGAAACCGTTGTGCAGACGGTGCGCGACCTCGGCTGCGAGATCACCAACATCATGCAGCTCATCCCGGTCAAAGGCAGTGCTTTTGAGGATATGGAGCTGGTCAGCAACAAGGAACTGATGGAAAAGCGCAAGGCGTGCTCTGTCATCATGAAGCAGATGTACCACTGCAAACAGTGCCGCGCGGACGCCATCGGCACATTGGACAACGATGTCTCCATCCAGTTCCGCGAGGAAGAGGAGAAAAAGGAAGAGCCCAAGCGCCTGCGCTTTGCCGTGGCCTCCAAAAGCGGTATGATCGTGGACACTCATTTCGGCCATGCGAATGAATTCCATATATACGACTATCAAAACGGCGACGTGATCTATGTGGAGCGCCGCGCGGTCGGGGAAAATTACTGCAAGGGCGGCAGCGACTGCGGCGAGCAGCAGGGTCCCGGTATCGACGCCATCATTGAGGCGGTCGGCGACTGCCAGGGTGTCATCAGCATGCGCATCGGGGCGGAGCCTTCCAATAAGCTGCGTGAGCGCGGCATCGAGCCGTTTATGATGTATGACCGCGTGGAGAGCGGCGTGCGCGAGGCGGCCAGGAAGATTTTGTCCGGCGAGGTTGCCTGCAACGCGGCCGAAAAAGTCGAGGTTTCCAAATAA
- the nifE gene encoding nitrogenase iron-molybdenum cofactor biosynthesis protein NifE: protein MKKMMMSDVLDERKDFVCVSGESKKGFKCESNSVAGAVSQRACVYCGARVVLNPITDAFHIIHGPIGCASYTWDLRGSLSSDKEYYRNAFSTDLSEQDVIFGGGKKLAGAIDEIVATYHAKFIFVYATCIVGVIGDDVQAICKAAEQKHGIVCIPVQSPGFSGSKSTGYKLACNAILNLMSRAEEGPKLKGINVLGDFNLSGEMWIINSYLKEIGVKVVAKITGDATCEELMQAPRASLNIVQCAGSMMYLARQMEEKYGIPNLKVSFFGIEDTTNSLMRIAYALKDPEIIARAKAFTARKSEETAKKIAPYRALLEGRKAAIYVGGGYKAISLLKQFKELGIDTVVVGTQTGKKDEYDVIRSLADEGTVILDDANPAELEKFMREKHADVLVGGVKERPLGYKLAVAFLDHNHERKHALAGYDGAVNFVQELNLSMNSPVWSYLKGDAAV from the coding sequence ATGAAAAAAATGATGATGAGCGACGTGCTTGATGAGCGCAAAGATTTCGTTTGCGTCAGCGGCGAGAGCAAAAAAGGGTTCAAATGCGAAAGCAACAGTGTGGCCGGCGCGGTCAGCCAGCGCGCCTGTGTATACTGCGGGGCGCGCGTGGTGCTCAATCCTATCACGGATGCCTTCCATATCATCCACGGCCCGATCGGCTGCGCGAGCTACACCTGGGACCTGCGCGGCAGCCTGAGCAGTGACAAGGAATATTACCGCAACGCGTTTTCCACCGACCTGAGCGAACAGGATGTGATTTTCGGCGGCGGCAAAAAGCTGGCGGGCGCGATCGATGAGATCGTCGCGACCTACCACGCCAAATTCATCTTCGTGTATGCTACCTGTATCGTGGGCGTCATCGGGGACGATGTGCAGGCGATCTGCAAAGCGGCCGAACAAAAGCACGGCATCGTCTGCATTCCGGTCCAGAGCCCGGGTTTTTCAGGCAGCAAGTCCACGGGATATAAACTGGCCTGCAACGCCATCCTCAACCTCATGTCCCGCGCCGAAGAAGGCCCGAAGCTCAAAGGCATCAATGTGCTCGGCGACTTTAACCTTTCCGGCGAGATGTGGATCATTAACAGCTACCTCAAGGAAATCGGCGTGAAGGTTGTGGCCAAGATCACCGGCGACGCCACCTGCGAGGAATTGATGCAGGCGCCGCGCGCATCGCTCAACATCGTGCAGTGCGCCGGCTCGATGATGTATCTGGCCAGACAAATGGAGGAAAAGTACGGTATCCCGAACCTCAAGGTGAGCTTCTTCGGCATTGAGGACACCACCAATTCCCTGATGCGCATCGCCTATGCGCTGAAAGACCCCGAGATCATCGCGCGGGCCAAAGCGTTCACGGCGCGGAAATCCGAAGAGACTGCAAAGAAAATCGCCCCATACCGTGCGCTTCTGGAAGGCCGCAAGGCCGCCATCTATGTGGGCGGCGGCTATAAGGCCATCTCGCTGCTCAAGCAGTTCAAGGAACTGGGCATCGATACGGTGGTGGTCGGCACGCAGACCGGTAAGAAGGACGAATACGACGTTATCCGCAGCCTGGCCGACGAAGGCACCGTCATCCTCGACGATGCCAACCCGGCGGAACTGGAAAAATTTATGCGTGAAAAACACGCGGACGTTCTGGTGGGCGGTGTGAAGGAACGCCCGCTCGGCTATAAGCTGGCGGTCGCGTTTCTTGACCATAACCATGAGCGCAAGCACGCGCTGGCCGGGTACGACGGCGCGGTCAATTTCGTGCAGGAACTGAATCTGAGTATGAACAGCCCGGTCTGGAGCTATCTGAAAGGGGATGCAGCGGTTTGA
- the nifK gene encoding nitrogenase molybdenum-iron protein subunit beta, with amino-acid sequence MLDATPKQIYEREALRINPAKTCQPVGAMYAALGVHSCLPHSHGSQGCCSYHRTVLSRHFKEPAMASTSSFTEGASVFGGGSNLKTAIRNIFEIYKPQIIAVHTTCLSETIGDDIRTYVTQITIPEGHYVVHTHTPSYVGSHITGYANMIQGFFDCLAENTGVKNGKAMLIPGFIDPGDMREIKRIATLMGVPFTMMPDTSGVFDAPMTGKYEMFPKGGTKVEDIIDAGNCEHTFAFGHFATETPAAFLEKKCKVPYTQVGLPIGLEATDRYVTTLMEYSHNEVPYELEEERGQLVDILIDAHPYFDKKKVAIFGDPDTVLGLAEFIASIGMIPRFCVTGTPGNYFNRSMKAICEKYNVDIKYKQSGDLFELHQWMKNEPVDLLMGGSHGKYIARAEDVPFVRVGFPILDRYVHHYFPIVGYRGAIRLMEMITNALMDRQDRDAADEDLELVM; translated from the coding sequence ATGCTGGATGCAACCCCGAAACAAATCTATGAGAGAGAAGCTCTCCGCATCAATCCTGCAAAGACCTGCCAGCCGGTAGGAGCCATGTATGCGGCTCTTGGCGTGCACAGTTGCCTGCCGCACAGCCATGGTTCGCAGGGTTGCTGCTCATATCACCGCACCGTTTTGAGCCGCCACTTCAAAGAACCCGCGATGGCTTCCACCAGTTCCTTCACGGAAGGCGCGTCCGTTTTCGGCGGCGGTTCCAACCTCAAAACGGCCATCCGCAACATCTTTGAAATCTACAAACCGCAGATCATCGCCGTGCACACCACCTGCCTTTCCGAGACCATCGGCGACGATATCCGCACCTATGTCACCCAGATCACGATTCCGGAAGGCCACTATGTGGTCCACACGCATACCCCGAGCTATGTGGGTTCCCACATCACGGGCTATGCCAATATGATTCAAGGCTTCTTTGACTGCCTGGCGGAAAACACCGGCGTGAAAAACGGCAAAGCGATGCTGATCCCCGGTTTCATCGATCCCGGTGACATGCGTGAAATCAAACGCATTGCGACCCTGATGGGCGTGCCGTTCACCATGATGCCCGACACCAGCGGCGTGTTTGATGCGCCGATGACCGGCAAATATGAGATGTTCCCCAAGGGCGGCACCAAAGTCGAAGACATCATCGACGCGGGCAACTGCGAGCACACGTTCGCGTTCGGCCATTTTGCAACGGAAACGCCGGCGGCTTTCCTTGAAAAGAAATGCAAAGTGCCGTACACCCAGGTCGGTCTGCCGATCGGTCTGGAAGCCACCGACCGCTACGTTACCACGCTTATGGAGTATTCGCATAACGAAGTGCCGTATGAGCTGGAAGAAGAGCGCGGCCAGTTGGTCGATATCCTGATCGACGCGCATCCGTACTTCGATAAGAAGAAAGTGGCCATCTTCGGCGATCCCGACACCGTGCTGGGCCTGGCGGAGTTCATTGCTTCCATCGGCATGATCCCCCGCTTCTGCGTTACCGGCACGCCGGGCAACTACTTCAACCGCTCAATGAAAGCGATCTGCGAGAAGTACAACGTGGACATCAAATACAAGCAGTCCGGCGACCTGTTCGAGCTGCACCAGTGGATGAAGAACGAGCCGGTGGATCTGCTGATGGGCGGTAGCCACGGCAAATACATCGCCCGTGCGGAAGACGTGCCGTTCGTGCGCGTGGGCTTTCCGATCCTGGACCGCTATGTGCACCACTATTTCCCGATCGTCGGCTATCGCGGCGCCATCCGCCTGATGGAGATGATCACCAACGCTCTGATGGATCGTCAGGACCGCGACGCGGCCGATGAAGATCTTGAGCTGGTCATGTAA